The window CGGATGGCGAAGAAATGGACATCACCCCCATTTCGGGAGAAAGGGAAGCCCTTGCCAAAGAGTGGCGGGAAAGGCTCATCGACGCCCTTTCGAGCGTTTCCGATGCGGTCACCGAAAAATACCTGGCCGGCGAGGAGCTTCCCTCCGAGCTGATACGCAGCGAATTGCGCAAAGCAGTTATTAGCCGCGCCGTGCTTCCCATATTTGCGGGGGCTTCCCGGAGGAACATGGGGGTCCAGCCCCTCATCGACGCGGTGGTGGATTATCTTCCTGCTCCTGACGAGACCGTGCCCGCTGTGGGCCATCACCTTAAAAAAGATGAAGACATTACCATCCCCTGCGATCCCAATGCCATCCCCCTGGGCCTGGTTTTCAAGATCCAGAATGATCGCGAGGCGGGAAGCCTCTGTTATGCGCGCATGTATTCCGGCTCGATCAAGCCTGGCACCATGGTCTTCAATGTGGGCAAGAAAAAGCGGGAACGGGCAAACCGAATTCTCCGTATGCACTCCAACAAGTCCGAGCCCATGGACTCACTCCAGGCAGGGGACATCGGGGTCATCATAGGCTTGAAGCTCGCCCAGACCGGGGACACCATAGGCAGCGAAGGCTGGCCCGTGCTGCTCGAAAAGATGCAGTTTCCCGAGCCTGTCATCTCTGTTTCCATGGAGCCGAAAAACCTTTCGGAACAGGAAAAGCTCAAGGAGATACTTGCCCTCCTTTCCAAAGAAGATCCAACCTTCACCGCAAGGGAAGACGATGAAACAGGGCAGCTCATTATTTCGGGCATGGGTGAACTCCACCTGGATGTCCTGGTAACCCGCATCATCAAGGAATACAGTGTAGGCGCCAGGGTGGGGAATCCCCAGGTTACTTACCGCGAGTCAATCAGTACTGCTGTTGAAAGAACCGAAACTTTCTCCAAGGTTGTGGCAGGCAAAGAAAACGCCGCTTCCCTTACCCTCAGAATTGAACCCCGGGAGCGGGGCCAGGGAAACAACTTTGCCTGGGCAGTAAAAAATTCCGCTATCCCCGACGAAATCAAGGATGCTGTGGAGAGGGGCGTCAACGGCGCGTTCCAGTCGGGCATAGCCCTGGGCTACCCCTGCATAGACATTGGTGTAACTGTTGTCAATGCCGTTTACTCTGAGCTTACCGGTACCGAGTTCGCCTTTGAAGCCTGCGCCAGCCTTGGTTTTGACGAGGCCTGCAGGAATGCCGCCCCCATACTCCTTGAACCCATCATGGCGGTGGATCTTGTCGCGCCCAAGGAATTTGTGGGGGATGTAATCAGCCTGGTTACCCAGAGGGGCGGCCAGGTATTGAGCATGGATTCCAAACCTGGGGGCGACGAAGTAAAGGCCCAGGCGCCCATGGCAAAGATGTTCGGTTTTATGACTTCACTCCGTTCGGTAAGCCAGGGACGCGCAACCTTTACCATGGAATTCTCCCACTTCGAAAAGAAGGCGGAGAGATAAGCATTGCTATCAAGCTTACGCTTTTTTCCCTGTTATAGCGATGAGCCTGATGGGCGATCCTGAGCCGCCCTTGAATTTGTTGGGCAGTCCTATAACATAAAAGAAAACAGGCAGGACTTTAAGGTTTTTGATGTTTTCTATAATGGGTATGCCTTTGCCTAATAGCACATAATGGGCTTCGTCGGCGCTTCCAAAGGCGTCGATGGCAAGGCAGTCGCAGCCCGCAGCTTTGATTCCTTTTTCTGCCAAATATTCCGCGCAGCCTTTTGAAATTCCGGGCCAGTCTTTTAGATATTCAGCCGAATTGGGCTGTATGCGATATTTATCATCCCAGCCAAAACGGAACATGACAATATCGCCTTTGTTGATTTCACCGTTTTTCTGCTCGAATGCCTTTACCGCGTTTTCATCGAAGAGCCCTCTTGCGGGCAGATTCAGGGCATCAATGCGCACGCCCCGGCCCATAACGGTTTTAACGGGAAGCTCGTCAATGGGACAGGCATGGGGAATAAAATGCTTTGGCGCATCGATATGGGTGCCCGTATGCTCCGACATG is drawn from Leadbettera azotonutricia ZAS-9 and contains these coding sequences:
- the fusA gene encoding elongation factor G translates to MLKTMRNIGIMAHIDAGKTTTTERILYYTGKSHRIGEVDDGEAIMDWMEQEQERGITIQSAATTTYWKRLGIKGENIDAAKLPQYQINIIDTPGHVDFTAEVERSLRVLDGAIAIFDAVHGVEPQTETVWRQAEHYKVPCIGYVNKMDRVGADFFPVLDDIRAKLAANPVAVQIPLGKENNFEGVIDLIEMKEIRWDSATDGEEMDITPISGEREALAKEWRERLIDALSSVSDAVTEKYLAGEELPSELIRSELRKAVISRAVLPIFAGASRRNMGVQPLIDAVVDYLPAPDETVPAVGHHLKKDEDITIPCDPNAIPLGLVFKIQNDREAGSLCYARMYSGSIKPGTMVFNVGKKKRERANRILRMHSNKSEPMDSLQAGDIGVIIGLKLAQTGDTIGSEGWPVLLEKMQFPEPVISVSMEPKNLSEQEKLKEILALLSKEDPTFTAREDDETGQLIISGMGELHLDVLVTRIIKEYSVGARVGNPQVTYRESISTAVERTETFSKVVAGKENAASLTLRIEPRERGQGNNFAWAVKNSAIPDEIKDAVERGVNGAFQSGIALGYPCIDIGVTVVNAVYSELTGTEFAFEACASLGFDEACRNAAPILLEPIMAVDLVAPKEFVGDVISLVTQRGGQVLSMDSKPGGDEVKAQAPMAKMFGFMTSLRSVSQGRATFTMEFSHFEKKAER
- a CDS encoding cyclase family protein — encoded protein: MGEAGEMESLPEILAGIMDSAEIVDLSYTLESGMPAWPTQARYGSVVYESYDSGNAALHSMIVMSEHTGTHIDAPKHFIPHACPIDELPVKTVMGRGVRIDALNLPARGLFDENAVKAFEQKNGEINKGDIVMFRFGWDDKYRIQPNSAEYLKDWPGISKGCAEYLAEKGIKAAGCDCLAIDAFGSADEAHYVLLGKGIPIIENIKNLKVLPVFFYVIGLPNKFKGGSGSPIRLIAITGKKA